From one Staphylococcus kloosii genomic stretch:
- a CDS encoding NAD(P)H-dependent oxidoreductase, whose product MSTLVIITHPDIDNSTVNKAWKEKLTNIGESVTIHELYATYPDGKIDVAKEQERLAAHDNVVFQFPLYWYSYPPLLKQYFDEVFTYGWAYGSTGNALKDKKFAAAVSIGSPESAYTTEGNVQYTIDTLLTPLKATARFVGAQYVATHKLYSTLNIDSELLEANQQDYATFVQQLSE is encoded by the coding sequence ATGTCAACCTTAGTCATCATAACTCACCCAGATATTGATAATTCAACAGTAAACAAAGCTTGGAAAGAAAAACTAACAAATATTGGAGAATCTGTTACAATTCATGAGCTTTATGCTACTTACCCAGATGGGAAAATAGATGTTGCTAAAGAGCAAGAACGTTTAGCTGCTCATGATAATGTCGTTTTCCAATTTCCATTATATTGGTATAGTTATCCGCCATTATTAAAACAATACTTTGATGAAGTATTCACTTACGGTTGGGCATACGGCTCAACAGGTAACGCGTTGAAAGATAAAAAGTTTGCAGCTGCAGTTTCAATAGGATCACCCGAGTCGGCGTATACTACAGAGGGAAATGTACAATATACAATCGATACGTTGCTAACACCTTTAAAGGCAACAGCGAGATTCGTAGGTGCTCAATATGTCGCTACGCATAAACTATATAGTACTTTGAATATCGATTCAGAATTACTAGAAGCTAATCAGCAGGACTATGCTACTTTTGTCCAACAATTAAGCGAATAA
- a CDS encoding Cof-type HAD-IIB family hydrolase, with protein sequence MIKAIAVDMDGTFLDSNKNYDETRFNRIFQQLQQQGTKFIAASGNQYAKLLSIFGERDMFFIAENGAVIYNGNELYDYKAFDFDVYKNLIDYIHFERGMSEIIVCGLKSAYILKSTDDKFKKDAHFYYRQLQEIDSFATLPQDEYVKVAFNINRQTHPKLDTELQEKFENDIGLVSSGRDSVDVIIPNMTKGNALKRLLAKWDLSASQLMAFGDANNDYDMLALAEYSYVMQNSEDQSLFDVSNYVAPSNDEQGVLTVIETQVLKNK encoded by the coding sequence ATGATAAAAGCAATCGCAGTTGATATGGATGGAACATTTTTAGATAGCAATAAGAACTATGATGAAACACGTTTTAATCGTATATTCCAACAATTACAACAACAAGGTACAAAATTTATCGCTGCAAGTGGTAATCAATATGCCAAATTATTATCGATATTTGGAGAACGTGATATGTTTTTTATTGCGGAAAATGGGGCGGTAATTTATAACGGAAATGAATTATATGATTATAAAGCTTTTGATTTTGATGTTTATAAAAATTTAATTGATTATATACATTTCGAACGAGGTATGTCAGAAATTATTGTTTGTGGTCTAAAAAGTGCTTACATATTAAAAAGTACAGATGATAAATTTAAAAAAGATGCACATTTCTATTATAGACAACTACAAGAAATAGATTCATTTGCCACGTTGCCTCAAGATGAATATGTTAAAGTTGCTTTTAACATTAATAGACAAACACATCCAAAATTAGACACAGAGTTACAAGAAAAATTTGAAAATGACATCGGTCTTGTTTCTAGTGGACGTGATAGTGTCGATGTTATTATTCCAAATATGACAAAGGGTAATGCATTAAAAAGACTGTTAGCTAAATGGGACTTATCTGCTTCACAATTGATGGCTTTTGGCGATGCAAATAATGATTACGATATGTTGGCACTTGCAGAATATAGTTACGTTATGCAAAACAGTGAAGATCAGTCATTATTTGATGTCTCAAATTATGTTGCACCTTCAAATGATGAACAAGGTGTGTTAACTGTTATCGAAACGCAAGTCCTCAAAAATAAATAA